Proteins co-encoded in one Methanothermobacter sp. genomic window:
- a CDS encoding MmgE/PrpD family protein — translation MITREIADFIVSIEYDDIPLEVIEKARLCFLDFLGVSLRGSKEKSGLLALKALEPFISHGKATIIGHGCGDPLNASLINGIFAHSLDLDDGHRAAHLHPGASVIPAALALAEEKNATGDKFLTAIIIGYEICIALGVMINPYHRNRGFHSTGTCGTIGAAAASAKILNLDKKQTLNCIGLAGTQAAGLLESDHKGSMGKHLHAGRAAQSGIISALLACEGFTGADTIIEGDEGLLNAMSPKHDTKLELGKFHIQQVYMKKYPICRHLHSTIDSAAKILHSLKIKSLDEDIVDEIIVKTYKIAAEHDNYKPENIESIRQSLPFSLALFLLNGDLRLENMKRSKNARKLAQKIKIETDRKMDSLYPEKRPSKVILKLKNKNLESSSILAQGEPEHPFTREDILKKFKILNSRYETKKLKIIDEMESTTINDLMNNLGLRRKPS, via the coding sequence ATGATAACAAGGGAAATCGCTGATTTTATAGTATCGATAGAATATGATGACATACCCCTAGAAGTTATAGAAAAGGCCAGATTATGTTTTCTAGACTTTCTCGGAGTTTCATTAAGAGGATCAAAAGAAAAAAGCGGACTTTTAGCATTGAAAGCCCTAGAACCCTTTATATCCCATGGTAAAGCGACTATTATAGGTCATGGTTGTGGGGACCCATTAAACGCTAGCCTAATTAATGGCATATTTGCTCATAGCCTCGACTTGGACGATGGCCACAGGGCAGCCCATCTACACCCCGGAGCATCTGTTATACCAGCAGCACTCGCATTAGCAGAAGAAAAAAACGCCACAGGGGACAAATTTCTCACAGCTATTATAATCGGCTATGAGATATGTATAGCTCTAGGGGTCATGATAAACCCATATCATCGTAACAGAGGATTCCATTCCACAGGTACATGTGGAACAATCGGAGCAGCCGCAGCTAGTGCAAAGATCCTCAATTTAGATAAAAAGCAAACATTGAATTGTATAGGATTGGCAGGTACTCAAGCTGCAGGGCTTCTTGAATCTGATCATAAAGGTAGCATGGGAAAACATTTACATGCAGGTAGAGCGGCCCAATCTGGCATAATTTCCGCCCTGCTCGCATGCGAAGGATTCACTGGAGCAGATACCATAATAGAAGGTGATGAGGGCCTCCTGAACGCCATGAGCCCAAAACATGATACTAAATTGGAACTGGGCAAGTTCCATATCCAACAAGTTTATATGAAGAAATATCCTATTTGCAGGCATCTCCATTCCACCATAGATTCAGCTGCAAAGATACTCCATTCTCTAAAAATAAAATCCCTCGATGAAGATATTGTGGATGAAATAATCGTCAAAACATATAAGATAGCAGCAGAACATGACAATTACAAACCAGAGAACATAGAATCTATAAGACAGAGTTTACCATTCTCACTTGCACTATTCCTATTAAACGGGGATCTGCGATTAGAGAACATGAAAAGATCCAAAAACGCCCGAAAACTCGCCCAGAAAATCAAAATAGAAACGGACAGGAAAATGGACTCTCTTTATCCGGAAAAAAGACCCTCAAAGGTCATTTTAAAATTGAAAAATAAGAATTTAGAATCTTCAAGTATATTAGCCCAAGGAGAGCCAGAACACCCTTTTACAAGAGAAGATATCCTGAAAAAGTTTAAAATCCTTAACAGTAGATACGAAACCAAAAAATTAAAGATCATAGATGAAATGGAATCAACCACCATAAACGACTTAATGAACAACTTAGGCCTAAGGAGGAAACCGTCATGA
- a CDS encoding fumarate hydratase — translation MNLVTRVKKALIKASTSYTSDIRRAYKRALRIEEDENAAWVLKLILENEKIARKEKRPLCDDTGIPHVILEIGEKITPPNELLVQIKKGIKEGLKELPGRPMAAKGDEIQRIEQSKGLYEDPSMVIPPSFIIDTINEDTIKIHILMLGGGPEIRARTYRVFHRHDNRKLFEEVLTWMKTETPMLGCTPCIPTIGIGRTHFEATSLMLKAMANGNLDKQSKIEEYLTEALNRTGVGSLGLGGSVTALGSFVKIGPQRASGVRIVSMRLSCCAEPRRATITL, via the coding sequence ATGAACCTTGTCACAAGAGTGAAGAAAGCCCTCATAAAAGCCAGTACAAGTTATACAAGTGACATCAGAAGAGCATACAAAAGAGCCCTTAGAATAGAAGAAGATGAAAATGCAGCTTGGGTGCTCAAACTAATCCTAGAAAATGAAAAAATAGCAAGAAAAGAAAAAAGACCACTCTGTGACGACACCGGAATCCCACATGTTATCCTCGAAATAGGAGAAAAAATCACACCACCCAATGAACTCTTAGTCCAAATCAAAAAAGGGATAAAAGAAGGATTAAAAGAATTGCCCGGAAGGCCCATGGCAGCGAAAGGAGATGAAATTCAACGTATAGAGCAGAGCAAAGGCCTATATGAAGATCCTTCAATGGTAATACCTCCATCTTTTATAATAGACACAATAAACGAGGACACCATAAAAATCCATATTCTAATGTTAGGTGGAGGGCCTGAAATACGCGCCCGTACATATAGAGTTTTCCATCGTCATGATAACAGAAAACTATTTGAAGAAGTTCTAACATGGATGAAAACAGAGACTCCAATGTTAGGATGCACCCCTTGCATCCCAACTATTGGCATTGGAAGAACTCATTTTGAGGCCACTTCTCTCATGCTTAAGGCTATGGCCAATGGGAACCTTGACAAACAATCAAAAATCGAAGAATATTTAACAGAAGCTCTTAATAGAACTGGTGTGGGTAGTCTAGGACTCGGAGGATCCGTAACAGCCTTGGGATCTTTTGTTAAAATCGGACCCCAAAGAGCCAGTGGAGTTAGGATAGTTTCTATGAGGCTCTCTTGCTGTGCAGAGCCAAGAAGGGCGACCATAACATTATGA
- a CDS encoding peptidase, with amino-acid sequence MNNRKFLENLGIKSGYPLKESEKTFNDGSQYRFEVPGIQNPSALRALINALEEYDITIHRVTQTKGIMLLTDQEIQEMVEIAADAKLELFLSVGPRATYDTSATAKTKEGSRIGYRLRGYENLLYALEDVKRATSLGVKGIVVYDEGMLWVLNKMRKSGHLPTDLHFKVSAHCGHGNPASALLLEKIGADSFNPVRDLQIPMLASIRNTIKIPIDLHTENPESSGGFIRHYEVPDMIRYAAPVYLKTGGSIAKKHGWDTTKTEAKERIRQVKLVQSMIEKYYPEAQASPKGSADLAIPVIK; translated from the coding sequence ATGAATAATAGAAAATTCCTAGAAAATCTCGGCATAAAGAGCGGTTACCCCCTCAAGGAATCAGAAAAAACATTTAACGACGGTTCACAATACCGCTTCGAAGTCCCAGGAATACAAAATCCTTCAGCCCTCAGAGCCCTCATAAACGCCCTTGAAGAATATGACATAACAATCCACAGAGTAACCCAAACAAAGGGTATAATGTTACTCACAGACCAAGAAATCCAAGAAATGGTCGAAATCGCAGCAGATGCCAAACTAGAACTATTCTTAAGCGTAGGACCCAGGGCAACCTATGATACAAGTGCAACCGCGAAAACAAAGGAAGGTTCGAGGATAGGATATCGTCTTCGGGGCTACGAAAACCTATTATACGCCCTAGAAGATGTTAAGAGAGCCACCAGCCTAGGAGTAAAAGGCATAGTAGTATATGACGAAGGGATGCTATGGGTGCTCAACAAAATGAGAAAATCAGGCCACCTCCCCACGGATCTTCACTTTAAAGTTTCGGCACATTGCGGACATGGCAACCCAGCATCCGCCCTACTATTAGAAAAGATTGGAGCAGACTCATTCAACCCCGTGAGAGACCTCCAAATACCCATGCTAGCTTCCATCAGAAACACCATAAAAATACCGATAGATTTACATACAGAGAATCCAGAATCCTCCGGTGGTTTTATAAGACACTATGAAGTGCCAGATATGATACGTTATGCCGCCCCAGTCTACCTCAAAACAGGAGGCTCAATCGCGAAAAAACATGGGTGGGACACCACAAAAACAGAAGCAAAAGAAAGAATAAGACAAGTAAAACTCGTACAATCAATGATAGAAAAATATTACCCAGAGGCACAAGCCTCCCCAAAGGGCAGTGCAGACCTCGCAATACCGGTGATTAAATGA
- a CDS encoding MTH938/NDUFAF3 family protein — translation MFQDCKFGMVNYDEKEYNHDIIVHVDGSVTPRKKEISRKKYGTSHILAQEEIEPLLDEKPEVIIVGSGVHGALELGEISIEIDVRVLPTCKAVEKYNQLREEGKKVAAIVHVTC, via the coding sequence ATGTTCCAGGATTGTAAATTTGGCATGGTAAATTATGATGAAAAAGAATACAATCATGACATCATAGTGCATGTAGATGGGAGTGTAACACCAAGAAAAAAGGAAATTTCAAGGAAAAAATATGGCACTTCACATATCCTAGCCCAAGAAGAAATTGAACCTTTACTCGATGAAAAACCAGAGGTTATAATTGTCGGGTCAGGAGTCCATGGTGCCCTAGAATTGGGTGAAATTAGCATAGAAATTGATGTCAGAGTATTGCCAACATGTAAAGCTGTAGAAAAATATAACCAGTTAAGAGAAGAAGGAAAAAAAGTAGCTGCCATAGTACATGTGACATGTTAA
- a CDS encoding TIGR04076 family protein, with protein MLEIIVHKIKGECPVYKEGDKIVVDDPQILLDETDALCTHALSTILHYTTILERDWCPVELGLTREDDPENAYMQCVDPGKPYTNGGTVIFKCRRKK; from the coding sequence GTGTTAGAGATAATAGTTCATAAAATAAAAGGGGAATGTCCAGTTTATAAAGAAGGTGATAAGATTGTTGTAGATGATCCCCAAATACTCCTAGATGAGACAGATGCACTTTGCACCCATGCACTATCCACCATACTACATTATACCACTATACTTGAAAGGGATTGGTGCCCAGTTGAACTTGGACTTACCAGAGAAGATGACCCTGAAAATGCATATATGCAATGTGTAGACCCTGGAAAGCCCTATACAAACGGTGGCACCGTAATATTCAAATGTAGAAGGAAAAAGTGA